From Drosophila yakuba strain Tai18E2 chromosome 2L, Prin_Dyak_Tai18E2_2.1, whole genome shotgun sequence, one genomic window encodes:
- the LOC6527747 gene encoding unconventional myosin-IXa isoform X2, which translates to MATLGLSKVFILDKYFTELQKFWETEKKLQDASSSNEAVHLQQRLKSLSTELVTLRNRLHVGHGPGQGQSQGNGAQPVPPGPNAGPKANNFDLNASSPNLNLSSSGAGLSATAVQQHANGHHTTSKNHSFSHTLPANSGSGGGAGGGAVVSARNTSIPHPLPHQLAEKPSLPHQQSGSGHGQSTGTLPHMSGMGSILGQGSHSHASVNNNNNSNGNSNNSNTLPMRSSNSGHLGSNGGGVGHHLSHAHSQQLPFIPQSKHTNPCQSVKTLPFGFGYSESQQKVQQQKQPPQANSSPKDMQDLIHLSGPLTEHAVMRTLQARFNEQRYFTNVGPILLSINPYLDVGNPLTLTSTRAMPLAPQLQKIVQEAVRQQSETGYPQAIILSGTSGAGKTANAMLMLRQLFAIAGGGPETDAFKHLAAAFTVLRSLGSAKTTTNSESSRIGQFIEVQVTDGALYRTKIHCYFLDQTRVIRPLPKEKNYHIFYQLLAGLSREERQKLHLDGYSPANLRYLRGDIGQNEQEDAARFQAWKTCLGILGIPFLDVVRVLAAVLLLGNVQFIDGGGLEVDVKGETELNSVASLLGVPPAALFRGLTTRTHNVRGQLVKSVCGDGDANMTRDCLAKALYCRTVATIVRRANSLKRLGSTLGTLSSDSNESVHNQADVASQHASTIGGGNAGSKSMAALNNAVRHATSDGFIGILDMFGFEEPSPHAHLEHLCINLCAETMQHFYNTHIFKSSVESCRDEGIVCDTEVDYVDNVPCIDLISSLRTGLLSMLDAECSVRGTAESYVTKLKVQHRSSSRLETKPTAEPHDPRMFLIRHFAGRVEYDTTDFLDTNRDVVPDDLVGVFYKHTCNFGFATHLFGSELKALYAQQQAPRGLSFRISPTSHSDLLNGDEPVSTLTQDFHTRLDNLLRTLVHARPHFVRCIRSNGTEAAGSFDRATVVRQIRSLQVLETVNLMASGFPHRMRFKQFNARYRMLAPFRLLRRSEDKALEDCQLILQYALEQPPVLDGSVTLAWAPGKRHAFLSEGIRQHLEHLRTEIRHKSATLMQATWRGWWWRKKMGSGGPKRSKLPGHQQTPLSNSKATPNSAAQSKAASSTMAALAAVAAAAPISVPRLSAKTTNLGIGGTVARPRPQPIAGTPPPDPQEKCDQKIIQQTCNLFGLDLERPPPVPPSRSYTITGNSKISYPQNRVMKMNFPEEGQSEAAQLKKGEAVTVVGASTVRGHLMVEHKGQSFHVPFQFMTLSK; encoded by the exons ATGGCCACATTGGGCCTGTCAAAAGTCTTCATACTGGATAAATACTTTACCGAATTGCAAAAATTTTGGGAGACGGAGAAGAAGCTGCAGG ATGCATCTTCATCCAACGAGGCAGTTCATCTGCAGCAGCGGCTCAAAAGCCTGAGCACCGAGCTGGTTACTCTGCGAAATCGACTGCACGTGGGCCATGGACCCGGTCAGGGTCAGAGCCAGGGAAATGGCGCACAGCCGGTGCCTCCAGGTCCCAATGCGGGTCCCAAGGCCAACAACTTTGACCTGAACGCGTCCAGTCCGAATCTCAACCTGAGCTCCAGCGGCGCAGGACTCTCAGCCACCGCCGTTCAGCAGCACGCCAATGGACATCACACGACATCGAAG AATCACAGCTTCAGCCACACACTGCCTGCGAACTCGGGCTCCGGAGGAGGCGCTGGAGGTGGCGCAGTGGTGTCGGCGCGGAACACCTCGATTCCACACCCACTTCCGCACCAGCTGGCCGAGAAGCCGAGTCTGCCGCATCAGCAGAGTGGCAGCGGACATGGCCAGTCCACTGGGACACTGCCGCACATGAGCGGCATGGGAAGTATCCTGGGGCAAGGTTCCCACTCCCATGCATCggtcaacaacaacaacaacagcaacggcaacagtAACAACTCCAACACACTGCCCATGCGCTCCTCGAACTCTGGACACCTGGGCAGCAATGGCGGAGGCGTTGGACACCATctcagccacgcccacagccaGCAATTGCCATTTATCCCGCAGTCGAAGCACACGAATCCCTGCCAGAGTGTGAAGACTCTGCCCTTTGGATTCGGCTACTCCGAGAGTCAGCAGAaggtgcagcagcaaaagcagccgCCGCAGGCTAACTCCTCGCCCAAGGACATGCAGGATCTGATCCACTTGTCGGGACCGCTCACCGAGCACGCCGTCATGCGAACGCTGCAGGCCCGCTTCAATGAGCAGCGGTACTTT ACGAACGTGGGTCCGATCTTGCTCTCCATCAATCCGTACCTGGACGTGGGCAACCCGCTGACCCTCACCTCCACGCGCGCCATGCCGCTGGCCCCGCAGCTGCAGAAGATCGTCCAGGAGGCAGTGCGTCAGCAGAGCGAGACGGGCTATCCGCAAGCCATCATCCTGTCGGGCACTTCGGGCGCTGGAAAGACGGCCAATGCGATGCTGATGCTTCGCCAGCTTTTTGCCATCGCCGGCGGCGGTCCGGAGACGGATGCCTTCAAGCACCTGGCAGCTGCATTTACAGTACTTAGATCCCTGGGATCGGCCAAAACCACAACCAACTCGGAGTCGAGTCGCATTGGCCAGTTCATCGAGGTGCAGGTGACGGATGGGGCGCTCTATCGCACCAAGATCCACTGCTACTTCCTGGACCAGACGCGCGTCATTCGTCCGCTGCCCAAGGAGAAGAACTATCACATCTTCTATCAACTACTGGCTGGTCTCAGCCGCGAGGAGCGCCAGAAGCTCCACCTGGATGGCTACTCGCCGGCCAATCTGCGCTATCTGCGCGGAGACATCGGCCAGAACGAGCAGGAGGATGCGGCGCGATTCCAGGCCTGGAAGACTTGCCTCGGCATCCTGGGCATTCCGTTCCTAGACGTCGTTCGTGTGCTGGCTGCCGTTTTGCTGCTGGGAAATGTGCAGTTTATAGATGGAGGG GGTCTCGAGGTGGACGTGAAGGGCGAAACGGAGCTGAACTCGGTGGCCAGTCTACTTGGCGTTCCGCCGGCGGCTCTCTTCCGTGGACTGACCACCCGCACCCACAACGTTCGTGGCCAGCTGGTGAAGTCCGTGTgcggcgatggcgatgccAACATGACGCGCGATTGCCTGGCAAAGGCGCTCTACTGCCGCACGGTGGCCACCATTGTGCGTCGGGCCAATAGCCTGAAGCGCCTGGGATCCACGCTGGGCACCCTCAGCTCGGACTCCAACGAATCGGTGCACAACCAGGCGGATGTCGCCTCCCAACACGCCTCCACCATTGGCGGCGGCAATGCCGGCTCCAAGTCGATGGCGGCCCTCAATAATGCGGTGCGCCATGCCACTTCCGATGGCTTCATTGGTATACTGGACATGTTCGGCTTCGAGGAGCCTTCGCCGCATGCCCATCTGGAGCACTTGTGCATCAACCTGTGCGCCGAGACCATGCAGCACTTTTACAACACGCACATCTTCAAGTCCTCTGTGGAATCCTGTCGCGACGAGGGCATCGTGTGCGACACCGAAGTGGACTACGTGGACAATGTGCCCTGCATTGACCTGATATCCTCGCTGCGAACTGGTTTGCTCAGCATGCTGGACGCGGAGTGTTCGGTGAGGGGCACTGCCGAGAGTTATGTGACCAAGTTGAAGGTGCAGCACCGCAGCTCCAGCCGCTTGGAGACGAAACCCACCGCCGAGCCACACGATCCACGCATGTTTCTCATCCGCCACTTTGCCGGCCGGGTGGAGTACGATACCACGGACTTCCTGGACACCAATCGCGATGTGGTGCCCGACGACTTGGTGGGTGTCTTCTACAAGCACACCTGCAACTTTGGCTTCGCCACCCATCTCTTTGGCTCCGAGCTAAAGGCTCTGTATGCCCAGCAGCAGGCTCCGCGCGGTCTTAGCTTCCGTATTTCGCCCACATCGCACTCGGATCTGCTGAACGGCGACGAGCCGGTCTCCACGCTGACCCAAGACTTCCACACCCGGCTGGACAATCTGCTGCGCACCCTGGTGCACGCCAGGCCGCACTTTGTGCGCTGCATCCGGAGCAATGGCACCGAGGCGGCCGGCAGCTTCGATAGGGCGACGGTGGTGCGTCAGATTCGATCGTTGCAGGTCCTGGAGACGGTCAACCTGATGGCCAGTGGGTTTCCGCATCGCATGCGCTTCAAGCAGTTCAACGCCCGCTACCGGATGCTGGCCCCCTTCCGGCTGCTGCGTCGCAGCGAGGACAAGGCTCTGGAGGATTGCCAGCTGATACTGCAGTACGCGCTGGAGCAGCCGCCGGTGCTGGATGGTTCGGTGACACTGGCCTGGGCGCCCGGCAAGCGTCATGCCTTCCTCAGCGAGGGCATTCGCCAGCACTTGGAGCACTTGCGCACCGAGATCAGGCACAAGAGCGCCACCCTGATGCAGGCCACCTGGCGCGGCTGGTGGTGGCGCAAGAAGATGGGCAGTGGCGGGCCCAAGCGCTCCAAGCTCCCAGGTCATCAGCAGACGCCACTTTCGAACAGCAAGGCCACGCCGAACTCCGCCGCGCAGAGCAAGGCCGCATCCTCCACGATGGCCGCCCTTGCCGCggtggcagctgctgctcccaTTTCTG TACCGCGCCTCTCGGCCAAGACAACGAACCTGGGCATTGGAGGCACAGTGGCCAGACCCAGGCCACAGCCCATTGCTGGGACTCCGCCGCCGGATCCGCAGGAGAAGTGCGACCAGAAGATCATACAGCAGACCTGCAACCTGTTTGGACTCGATTTG GAACGTCCGCCGCCAGTACCGCCATCTCGCTCCTACACAATCACCGGCAACTCGAAGATAAGCTATCCCCAAAACCGGGTCATGAAGATGAACTTCCCGGAGGAGGGACAGTCGGAGGCGGCGCAGCTGAAGAAGGGCGAGGCGGTGACCGTGGTGGGTGCCTCCACCGTTCGGGGTCACCTGATGGTGGAGCACAAGGGGCAGAGCTTCCATGTTCCCTTCCAGTTCATGACACTCAGCAAATAA